A genomic segment from Triticum dicoccoides isolate Atlit2015 ecotype Zavitan chromosome 1A, WEW_v2.0, whole genome shotgun sequence encodes:
- the LOC119368892 gene encoding 40S ribosomal protein S7-like, which produces MYTARKKIQKDKGLEPSEFEDSVAQAFFDLENGSQELKSDVKDLYINAAFQMDVTGNRKAVVIHVPYRLRKNFRKIHVRLVRELEKKFSGKDVVIVATRRIVRPPKKGSAVVRPRTRTLTAVHDGLLEDVVYPAEIVGKRVRYRLDGSKIIKIFLDPKERNNTEYKLDTFTAVYRRLCGKDVVYEYPVAETA; this is translated from the exons ATGTACACGGCGAGGAAGAAGATCCAGAAGGACAAGGGCCTCGAGCCCTCCGAGTTCGAGGACTCCGTCGCGCAG GCATTCTTCGACCTGGAGAATGGCAGCCAGGAGCTCAAGAGCGACGTTAAAGACCTCTACATCAACGCCGCCTT CCAGATGGATGTTACAGGGAACAGGAAGGCCGTAGTCATCCACGTGCCGTACAGGCTCCGCAAGAACttcaggaagatccacgtcaggcttGTCAGGGAGCTCGAGAAGAAGTTCAGCGGCAAG GATGTTGTTATTGTTGCAACAAGGCGGATTGTGAGGCCACCCAAGAAGGGTTCTGCTGTTGTTCGCCCTCGTACCAGAACTTTGACCGCTGTTCATGATGGTCTTTTGGAGGATGTTGTGTACCCAGCTGAGATTGTGGGGAAACGTGTCAGATATCGCCTAGATGGCTCGAAGATCATTAAG ATCTTCTTGGACCCGAAGGAACGCAACAACACAGAGTACAAGTTGGATACCTTCACTGCAGTGTACCGCAGGCTTTGTGGCAAGGATGTTGTGTACGAGTACCCGGTTGCCGAAACTGCTTGA
- the LOC119368903 gene encoding zinc finger protein-like 1, translated as MVVCKCRKATRVYCFVHQVPVCGECICFPEHQLCVVKNYAEWVVNSDYDWPQHCSLCNLVLEAASEETTRLGCLHVMHTKCLISHVQSFPAQTAPAGFVCPSCSIPIWPPSSIKDTGSRLHAKLKEAVVQTGLEKNVFGNHFVTMPKVDARTPPAFASDPLKRLSYSGESTDANMLNSSKDATLSSAVLSQGDTYPAGMYSSGTLSHVEPEIVEIDGPSTIATKFPEQEPNFIRSPSPHGPSATTRKGANYVERQNSEMSYYADDEDANRKKYTKRGTYRHKFLRMLLPFWSSALPTLPVTAPPKKENDAPEGRSRHQRTSRIDPTKILLAMAIMACIATMGILYYRLSQRSLSENFADDEAQ; from the exons ATGGTCGTCTGCAAATGCCGCAAG GCGACGAGGGTTTATTGCTTCGTCCACCAGGTTCCGGTCTGCGGCGAGTGCATCTGCTTCCCAGAACATCAATTATGCGTG GTAAAAAACTATGCTGAATGGGTTGTTAATTCTGATTATGACTGGCCACAACACTGCTCTTTGTGTAATTTGGTTCTAGAAGCTGCAAGCGAAGAAACTACACGATTGGGTTGCCTCC ATGTGATGCACACAAAATGCTTGATATCACATGTCCAAAGTTTTCCGGCACAAACAGCACCAGCAGGATTTGTCTGCCCCTCATGTTCAATTCCT ATATGGCCTCCTTCGAGTATTAAAGATACAGGCTCCCGCCTCCATGCTAAACTGAAGGAAGCAGTAGTCCAG ACTGGTCTGGAGAAGAATGTATTTGGGAATCATTTTGTGACAATGCCTAAAGTTGATGCCCGCACACCCCCTGCATTTGCTTCAGACCCCCTTAAGCGTCTATCATATTCTGGTGAATCTACTGATGCAAACATGCTTAACTCTTCGAAAGATGCAACTTTATCATCAGCGGTACTCTCCCAGGGGGATACATATCCTGCTGGGATGTACTCTTCTGGGACTCTTAGTCATGTGGAACCAGAAATAGTTGAAATAGATGGTCCTAGTACCATAGCAACAAAGTTCCCAGAGCAGGAGCCCAATTTCATCAGAAGTCCAAGCCCGCACGGG CCTAGTGCCACGACAAGAAAAGGTGCTAACTATGTTGAGAGACAAAATTCAGAGATGTCTTATTATGCTGATGATGAAGATGCAAACCGCAAAAAGTACACTAAAAGGG GTACATACCGTCACAAATTTTTAAGGATGCTGCTACCTTTTTGGTCTAGTGCACTGCCAACATTACCAGTTACAGCACCCCCTAAAAAGGAAAATGATGCTCCAGAAGGCCGGTCACGACATCAGAGGACATCACGAATCGATCCCACAAAGATCTTACTTGCAATGGCAATCAT GGCATGTATAGCAACGATGGGAATTCTCTACTACCGATTGTCACAGCGCAGTCTTTCTGAAAACTTTGCCGATGATGAGGCTCAGTAG